From Ignavibacteriales bacterium:
TCTGTCGTCAAGGCGGTACAGGCCTTTCCGACAAGATTCGCGGGAATCTTTTCGATCGATCCGAATTCAAATCTGCTGATGCAAAATGCCGAAAAGCGTTTGAAGCAAGACAAACTCCGCGGCATCCTGCTCGCACCATCATTGTATCACATCAGCGTAGGCGACGCGTGGCTCGACCCCTTGTTCCAGCTGTGTCAGGAGACGAAAGCGATCGTTTTCACGCAGTTCGGGAAGATCACGATCAAGCCGCGTGAGTATGCAGGGATGCAAACTCGTACCAACGAGGACTACTCCAATCCCAAAGACCTGATCCCTGTCGCAAAAAAGTACGGCGGAATCAAGTTCGTTATACCGCATTTTGGTGGAGGAAGATTCGAGGAAGCGCTTGAGGTTGGGAAAGAATGTCAAAATGTGTATATGGATACGGCGGGATCGAATTCGTGGATGGCAGATCACCCCTCGAAGCCCGATCTCCGGACGATATTTCAGAAAGCCCTTGCGGTGTATGGGCCGGGACGGATTCTCTTTGGCTCGGCCTCGGGGATGTTCCCCCGCGGGTACCGGTACGACATCGTCGATAACCAGACGAAACTCGTTCAGGAAATGCGCATCCCGCTTGGGGATGGCAAGAAGATCTTCTACGAAAACGCTGTCTCCCTCATTGATGTCTGACCGCTTCACTCCCGGGCCGCTCAGATCGGCTCAAACACCATTGCAGCAGATTCCCCGAACGCACATTTCTTCTCATGCACCCCTTCATCGGGTCATTTTCTGTCAGGACAATACCGCATGATTCGATTAAGCTGGCGAATTGCTGATTGTTGCGTGCGGCGCATCGAACATGGAGATTCCTATCGACGAATGAGTCCTGCGGCTTTTCCGCTCATAACTTCCTTGCCTCGCTGATTGCGGCAGATCCAGTCCGAAGATACCTGAACGAGCCCTTTCTCTTCCCGCACGTCGATGATGGTGACCTGACACTCAATCGTGTCTCCGGCATAGACGGGCCTCAGGAAATGGAACGTCAGTTCGCGTGCAATGAAGTTAAGGTCTCCGCCGATCTTGGTAGGCAGCGTAGCAGTGAGCAATCCCTGAGCCATCAGCCGGCCAAGCTCGTCGGTCTGAATGTGATGGGCACCCTCGTCACCTGACAATTTTCCGAACCGCCGGATTTCTTCTTCCGTGAAAGTCCGCTGCCAGGTGGTAACATCGCCGATGTTCATCATCCCAATCTTTGGAAGAATCGCTTCAGTCCCAAGCTCTCCACGCGGTTAGCTTGCGCAAACTATGTTCTGCCGGTCGTGCTCGCCTGCAGTTCTATGTGCGCCGGTCAGAACCATGTTGTCCCCCGATACTTCCTATATGTATCTCCGTATTGCGTTAGAAGCCGCGCCTCCTCCCACCGTCTCCAGAAGAAAATGTGAACGATCACAATCAATCCGGCGAGCAGACTGACGATGGCACTGTGATACACGCTCTATCCAAGAATCCATAAGACGAAGCCGGTATACATCGGATGCCTGATCTTCGTGAACAATCCGGTCGTGACGAGATGGTCGATGTTCTCAAGTCCTCTGAGCTGCGAGAGGGCTCCAAAAGCGAGAATCATCCCCGCGACGAACAGGGCAAGGCCGCTCCATCGCAAAAAGTTCGGCACGTCGATCTTGTATGGATCCATCAGGCACAAGCTGAACCAGGAGACCCACAGGATACACATGACTGTGAAGATGAAAGCAAAAACGGGCTTGCTCTCCGGATCGACCTTACCGGAGTCCTTTAGAATTTCATACGCTGTCCGAATGAATGCGGAAGCGACAAAGAGAACTGTTAGAATGAGATAGCTGTTGTCTATCATTTGAATGTCTCCCTATTGTAATTGGCGTGCAACCCGCGTCACAGTGAGGGTGACGAATCGCTCTGTCACTTAGAGTCACCATGACCAACGACCCGAACTGCTCCGATTTCGAGCAACGGACCTAGAAGATTAGCGGCACCGCCATGCTCTGTGATTCGGCCGTCGACTACCCAATCGATATTGACTCCTGTGTATGTGACGACCTTGCCTGTGGGTTTGATGCCAAGCCAGACACCCAAGTGAGTCCCCCGAGCTGTGATGCATGAAGCCACATATTCACCATCAGCGATCTGTTGCTCGACAGTGACGGCCAGATCGGGATACGTCTGACGAACTCCAAGAATGTGCTCTTTGGCTTCCGCAGGCCCAATCGGGTATCGCTTGCCTTCGGATACTTCGGTGTAGTCGGCTGAGACATATTTTTCTATCTCGCCTACATTGCCGGTGTTGATGACGTTCGCGACATATTCTCGAATTATCAACTTCTTGTCGGATGCGGACATTGGCAGATCCCGTGTCGATTGTAGAGATGCACTATCGTGCCGGCAGTGCGCGTTCAAACCAAGCAGTGTGGTCGCCCTGGGCGCACACTCACATTAGATAGTAGTAGAAGCATACAAAGAGCGCAGTTTGAGCAAACGCTACAAGTGCTATGGAGCGATAGATCTTCACCAATACCCGGATATCGTCAAATGGCCATTTCTCAAGGAGAGCGAAGTATGCCCGCCCGTCAACCGAAGCAAAGGTCAAGACTGCCAGAACGGCCGGAACAGCGTTTCCAGAAATGAAGCTAACATAGACCGAACCACGAGTCGCAACGTGTGGAAAGAGAGCCAGTAATCGTTCCAACACTGACATCCAGGGAGTCAGACTGCTGGTGGACGATCTTTAAATCACTTCCGACGAGTGCTCCTCCAATGGCGTTCCCTTCAGCGGATTCTCGATGAACGGCAAGACAATGGCTTCGACCGCACCGGCTGCGAGAGCAAATCCAATCAGTTGAACCAAGGTTAACTTCGGAACCACAAAGATGAAGAACAGCAATGCTGTGCCGAGTTCCGAAATTGCGGAGACAAGGCCATGGGAAGCACTAAGCCAAGTATTGGAGAGCCTCCCATGCAGCACCTTGACAACGAATAAATGGTACGAGGGCATTTTGAAACCAGCTACGCCAAGGACGTACGAAAGGACTCCCCAGCCGATTATAAGCTTGCGCGACACGCCAAAGTAATAAATAAGGACAATAACCGGGATGATGCCCACGGCGATTGAAGCCAACGTCGGAATCAGTCTCTGAAGTTTTGATTTCACTGGAGTGGCTCTCGAATGTATGCCCACGCTCAGGGTACACGCAGCTTGTACATCTGCGTCCTGTGAAGCGGATTCCGACGGGGGAATCCGCTGCAAGCCTGCCCATTCAAGTGCCAGGTTTCCCCGGGGCCATGGTACCGTTTGGCAGAAGCAGCGCCCTCCCCGGATCCAAGACGTTGAGCATTACCTTACAGTCTATCCATCCAGTTCCCGCTCATCTTCTTGCAGGGCTGCATCCACGATTCGCCGCAGCATGCCACTAAACACCAGGAGATGGAACGGATAGAGCGCGTACCAATAAGTCAGTCCGAACAGTCCTATCGGATCAAAAATTGCCGTCTGACGAATCGTCGCTGAAGAGTTGTCGCCGCCGACATCGAATTGCAGCCACGCCCGTCCAGGTAGCTTCATCTCAGCAGTAAGACGCAGGTGGCGGTCGGGCTCAAACGACTCGACACGCCAGAAGTCAACTGTATCTCCAATGCGCAGCGTTTGTGAGGACGGGCGGCCGCGTCGCATACCGACACCTCCCACGAGCAAGTCGAGATACCCTCGCAAATGCCACATCCAGTTCCAGGCGTACCAACCTGTCTCGCCGCCGATGCGCTCGATGGGCTTGAAGGCGACAGCGGGGGGCCTCAAGACGTGCGCCGTTCGCGAGTCGACCAGCCGTTTTCTGAACCGCACGCCAGCCCAGGATGGCATCTCGCCCGATGAGGACAGTGCGTCGGACCAGCGTGTAGCGGCAAACCGTTTTTCTTCGTTTGCAAGAGCGTGGCGAAGGGCTTCTTCAATCCCCATTGGACGAATGTCGAACACCTTGAGCGCAGCATCGTCCCGAACAACCGTGGAGTGAACAATACTCTGAATCAGTTTGCGTCCGATGCGAGCGTACAAGGGTGTCACCAATCCCAGCCATAAGCTAGAAATGAAGGGAGTCAGAACTGGCACTGATATCATCCGGACGCGAATTCCGCGGCACCGGGCGTACGCGCGCATGATGTCAGCGTATGATACTATATCAGCGCCGCCGATTTCGTAAACACGGTACTGTGATATGGGCAGATGAAGTGCAGCATTGAGATATGCAATCAAATCTTCTATGGCGATTGGCTGTGCGGGCATAGAAACCCACTTGGGCGTCGTCATGATCGGCAACCGTTCCACTAGCGAGCGTATCATTTCGAAGGACAAGCTACCTGAGCCGATGACAATGGAGGCCCTAAACTCAAGGACAGGCACACCAGATTCGCGCAAGATCTGCCCCACCTCTTGCCGACTGCGCAGGTGTGGGGAGAGATCCTGTCTATCATCGCCCAGCCCACCAAGGTAGATGATGCGCTCCACACCCGCCGCCTTCGCAGCCTCGGCGAAGTTGTGCGCAGCTCGTCGGTCATTGTCCACGAAGGACCCTGCGGCACCCATCGAATGAATCATGTAGTAGGCAACTTGTACCCCACGCAGAGCAGTATCAAGGCTGATGCGCTCAAGTACATCTCCCGCCACAACTTCAGTCGATTGTGCAACCTTCGGTTTGAGAAAGTCAGGACGGCGAGCGAGGCAGCGGATGCGATAACCTTGGCTCTCCAAGGAATGAAGCAAGCGCCCACCTACATATCCCGTCGCACCTGTGACAAGGATGAGTGAAGAATCGGGGGGATCCGCCTTTGCCTGTCTGGATCTGGTGTTCACCGGCTACCTCTTTGCTTTGATGTGATTTCGAGACGCTACGAATCGATTTGAGCGGCGTTGCGCATAACGTCCAGGCAACACGCCCATCTGGGTCCTGCGAGGCGGACTCCGACGGGTGGATTTGTTGCAGGCGCCCACTGAAGCCCCAGGCTCGCCGGGGCGGGTTGCTGTTTGGCAGACGAAGACCCTTAAACCTTTTGTGACAAGACGAACACTTGTGCCTGGAGTGTTCAGAGCCGGATCCTGACCCCAAATAAGGAAGTGACAATGAGTTCTCCACCGGGGATGATTGACCACTGAAATTCTGCCGACTCGTTGATCTTCCGAAAATACTCGAATTCAACTGCAAACGGGAAGAAACGGTACTGCCATCCTTGATAGACCCGGTCACCGTAGAATTCATCGTCCTTGTATTGCTCGAATCGATGCCAATCCCTCCTGAAACTGAAAATGGGACTGATACCTGCATTGACACTGTTGTCACCCCAAGAAAGTTCGAGCCTCGGACCCAGATGAGCGCACCCAGCCGTGACGAATGCACAATCCTTGTACAATGCTGACGTAAAACGGAGAAACGAGTAGTTGTTCAAACGGTAGTCAAGGTTGGCAGCAACGCCTACATCAAGAACAAGATAAGCCTTTTTGTCGAGTTTCAGGGGGTACACTTCAGGAGTATTCCCTCCACCCGGATGATAGGTCAACCCAAGATATTGAACAGACAGATGCCAGATGGGAACTTGCACATACGTGCATTCGAGCGGTTGCGCAAGGACCGAAGCAGGCCACATACTCCAAGTCAGGGCGAGGTGAGCAAAGGGAACATGACCTATGATTTTCATCGGTGACAAGTGGCGCAACCTGCGCAGGCACAGTTCAATTTCGATCGCGTTTGGCGGCACACCACAAAAGCGTGTCACCTTTTCTGTGGCCCGCTTGACAATACACGTGACGAACTAGCGATTGCCCCCTGCCAGAGTGAATTCATAAACAGTCTTTGGTGGAAAGAAGAGCCCGAGAGTCAATCCCCCGGCTATTCCAATCGCCGCTCCGATTAACAAACCAGCTCTCCTCTCTTCGAGTTGTTATCCGAGGGTAGGCTGACTCCAACGAGGACCCCACCAATCATCCCCACAAATGGATACACAAGGAGGGCATCAACGGATCTCTTCTTCGAAACGGATTGTATTTGGCGGATAGGGATTGTCAATGAATCCATCTGAGAGACTAGAATAACAGAATCTCCCTGCACTGATAGAATGGTGGCTATCCTCTGTTGCCCCGTCACAAGAAGTACGTCCCAGCGATCACTGCCTGCTCTCGCAAAGAACTCTTCTGTAGAGATGTCGTTTGTTTGAGGGTGTGGATTGTCATTCGTGACTCTGTACACGGTTGAGCATCCCAAGAGAGCGAAGCCAGCCAGAAGGATGACAGCGTTCAAGAGTCGACTTATCAGCAAGGTCATTGACTCACGATTGAGAGCATTGTTTTGTGGATTGTTTTCAACTCGCCGGCTTCCTTGGCCACAGGAAAGAAGTCTTGGCTTTGTAATCCAAGTATGGCGCGCCGAAACGGATTTCAAGCTCGCGTTCTTCATACGCTTTGAGATAATATATCAACGCTGGTGTAACAAGGAGAACAACCCATAGAACAAAATGCAGCGACTGCAAATAGAGACCGGCTGACAGAAGCGTGGCAAGAGTGCTTAAAACCATTGGATTCCTCGTCCAACGGTACATCCAGCGATTTGCGAGACGCTTGCTCAACGCAATAGCAAATGGCGCTCCAAGTCCGCTTAAGGCGAGATTTACTACACTCAGCAACGAAGTGACACCCGTGAGCGCACCCAG
This genomic window contains:
- a CDS encoding ester cyclase — its product is MSASDKKLIIREYVANVINTGNVGEIEKYVSADYTEVSEGKRYPIGPAEAKEHILGVRQTYPDLAVTVEQQIADGEYVASCITARGTHLGVWLGIKPTGKVVTYTGVNIDWVVDGRITEHGGAANLLGPLLEIGAVRVVGHGDSK
- a CDS encoding amidohydrolase family protein, which translates into the protein MIGLFKIFDAHVHFYSHAYFRFLVRQKPNRLDFNTELKNLATKGRIEIPGEDPVILAKRWIEIIDKWKIERMLLFSSIAGDEDSVVKAVQAFPTRFAGIFSIDPNSNLLMQNAEKRLKQDKLRGILLAPSLYHISVGDAWLDPLFQLCQETKAIVFTQFGKITIKPREYAGMQTRTNEDYSNPKDLIPVAKKYGGIKFVIPHFGGGRFEEALEVGKECQNVYMDTAGSNSWMADHPSKPDLRTIFQKALAVYGPGRILFGSASGMFPRGYRYDIVDNQTKLVQEMRIPLGDGKKIFYENAVSLIDV
- a CDS encoding NnrU family protein is translated as MIDNSYLILTVLFVASAFIRTAYEILKDSGKVDPESKPVFAFIFTVMCILWVSWFSLCLMDPYKIDVPNFLRWSGLALFVAGMILAFGALSQLRGLENIDHLVTTGLFTKIRHPMYTGFVLWILG
- a CDS encoding MaoC family dehydratase N-terminal domain-containing protein codes for the protein MMNIGDVTTWQRTFTEEEIRRFGKLSGDEGAHHIQTDELGRLMAQGLLTATLPTKIGGDLNFIARELTFHFLRPVYAGDTIECQVTIIDVREEKGLVQVSSDWICRNQRGKEVMSGKAAGLIRR
- a CDS encoding SDR family oxidoreductase, which translates into the protein MNTRSRQAKADPPDSSLILVTGATGYVGGRLLHSLESQGYRIRCLARRPDFLKPKVAQSTEVVAGDVLERISLDTALRGVQVAYYMIHSMGAAGSFVDNDRRAAHNFAEAAKAAGVERIIYLGGLGDDRQDLSPHLRSRQEVGQILRESGVPVLEFRASIVIGSGSLSFEMIRSLVERLPIMTTPKWVSMPAQPIAIEDLIAYLNAALHLPISQYRVYEIGGADIVSYADIMRAYARCRGIRVRMISVPVLTPFISSLWLGLVTPLYARIGRKLIQSIVHSTVVRDDAALKVFDIRPMGIEEALRHALANEEKRFAATRWSDALSSSGEMPSWAGVRFRKRLVDSRTAHVLRPPAVAFKPIERIGGETGWYAWNWMWHLRGYLDLLVGGVGMRRGRPSSQTLRIGDTVDFWRVESFEPDRHLRLTAEMKLPGRAWLQFDVGGDNSSATIRQTAIFDPIGLFGLTYWYALYPFHLLVFSGMLRRIVDAALQEDERELDG